One window of the Anabaena sphaerica FACHB-251 genome contains the following:
- a CDS encoding M48 family metallopeptidase — protein sequence MPTYKGISSEAFRHPLDRQAEQALRSLPGFDLIARKFVEFVYERPQLVYLMGNSIQVGPRQYSTIYQIFRECVRDLDIYPEPTLFISHNPQANSYALGQENPYIVVNTGILDLLNEAEIRTVLAHELGHIKCGHTILIQMAMWAMSAASAIGELTFGLGNFVSQALIYAFFEWRRKAELTADRAALLVMDDLNPVMSSMMKISGGSNKYANECSLQEFIQQSEKYQALDEDGLNQVYKFLMYNGAQGMMLTHPFPVERLHYLRTWAVSEEYQQIRQGNYQKTPATGAVNVKVETPESEAEKLRQQIEELQKEIDRMKKSE from the coding sequence ATGCCAACTTACAAAGGAATCTCCAGCGAAGCCTTTAGGCATCCACTAGATCGCCAAGCCGAGCAAGCTTTGCGAAGTTTACCAGGATTTGATTTAATCGCTCGTAAATTTGTGGAATTTGTCTATGAACGCCCTCAATTAGTCTATTTAATGGGCAACAGCATCCAAGTCGGACCGCGCCAATATTCCACTATTTACCAAATATTTCGGGAATGTGTGCGAGATTTGGACATTTACCCCGAACCTACACTGTTTATCTCACACAACCCCCAAGCCAACAGCTACGCTTTGGGCCAAGAAAATCCTTACATAGTCGTTAACACAGGCATACTAGACTTACTCAATGAAGCCGAAATTCGGACTGTGTTAGCCCATGAACTGGGGCATATTAAATGTGGTCATACTATTTTAATTCAAATGGCGATGTGGGCAATGAGCGCCGCTTCCGCCATTGGCGAATTAACCTTCGGTTTGGGAAATTTTGTCAGTCAAGCTTTAATTTATGCCTTTTTTGAATGGCGGCGTAAAGCTGAACTAACCGCAGATCGCGCAGCATTGTTAGTCATGGATGACTTAAATCCAGTCATGTCATCAATGATGAAAATCTCTGGCGGTAGTAACAAATATGCCAATGAATGTAGTTTACAAGAATTTATCCAGCAGTCAGAAAAGTATCAAGCACTGGATGAAGATGGACTCAATCAAGTATATAAATTTCTCATGTACAATGGCGCTCAAGGGATGATGCTTACCCATCCTTTCCCCGTTGAACGCTTGCATTATTTACGCACTTGGGCAGTATCAGAAGAATATCAGCAAATTCGCCAAGGTAACTATCAAAAAACACCAGCTACCGGAGCAGTGAATGTCAAAGTTGAAACGCCGGAAAGTGAAGCAGAAAAACTACGACAACAAATTGAAGAATTACAAAAAGAAATTGACAGAATGAAAAAGTCAGAATAG
- a CDS encoding AAA family ATPase, translated as MSEQVLKTAAFTTITQDSEIDLEAAFQESHIQDILDKLDQELVGLKSVKNKIKEMAALLLVDRIRKSLGLTAGAPSLHMTFLGNPGMGKTTVAMRMAEILYRLEYIRKENVMLVTRDDLVGQGIGQTAPKTREVLNNAMGGVLLVDEAYTLYRPDHPGDFGLEAIEILMQVMENQRDDLVVILAGYKTQMEHFFHSNPGMNSRIGIHIEFNDYSVDNLLIIAQSIVKAQNYCFSPDAETAFREYLIRRKTMPHFANARSVRNAIDRARLRQANRLLSSGKKLNKQDLITIEAVDILASRVFREGVPDCEPES; from the coding sequence ATGAGTGAACAGGTTTTGAAAACAGCAGCATTTACTACCATTACCCAAGATAGCGAAATCGATTTAGAGGCAGCTTTTCAGGAATCTCATATCCAAGACATTCTCGATAAGTTAGACCAGGAGTTAGTCGGTTTAAAGTCCGTCAAAAACAAAATTAAGGAAATGGCCGCCTTGTTGTTGGTTGACCGTATCCGGAAAAGTTTGGGTTTAACTGCTGGTGCGCCAAGCTTGCACATGACTTTTTTAGGCAACCCAGGTATGGGTAAAACCACTGTAGCCATGCGGATGGCAGAAATTCTCTATCGTTTGGAATACATCCGCAAAGAAAATGTCATGTTGGTAACACGAGATGATTTAGTTGGGCAGGGGATCGGACAAACAGCACCGAAAACTAGAGAAGTTTTAAATAATGCCATGGGTGGTGTTTTATTAGTTGATGAAGCTTATACTTTATACCGCCCAGATCATCCAGGAGATTTTGGGTTAGAAGCAATTGAAATTCTTATGCAGGTAATGGAAAACCAGCGTGATGATTTAGTTGTCATTCTAGCTGGTTATAAAACCCAAATGGAGCATTTTTTCCACAGTAACCCTGGTATGAATTCGCGCATTGGAATTCACATTGAATTCAACGATTACAGCGTTGATAATTTGCTGATTATTGCCCAATCTATAGTCAAAGCCCAAAACTATTGTTTCAGCCCAGATGCAGAAACAGCTTTCCGCGAGTATTTAATTAGACGTAAGACAATGCCTCATTTTGCTAATGCTCGTAGTGTCCGTAATGCCATAGACAGAGCGCGTTTGCGTCAAGCTAATCGTTTATTGAGCAGTGGCAAAAAGTTAAATAAACAAGATTTAATTACCATCGAAGCAGTAGATATTCTCGCTAGTCGAGTATTTAGAGAAGGTGTTCCCGACTGTGAACCGGAAAGCTGA